The following are from one region of the Thermodesulfobacteriota bacterium genome:
- a CDS encoding J domain-containing protein, whose amino-acid sequence MIDPYLLLDVPEDAGDDAVQEAYLRRVRQYPPDRAPAEFQETRAAFELIRSQRERLHHALFCTELPGLAEIALPLMRQAKPAPRRPGEAQLLKVLAALAVLPNPEA is encoded by the coding sequence ATGATCGATCCCTACCTGCTTCTGGACGTCCCCGAGGACGCCGGCGATGACGCCGTACAGGAGGCCTATCTGCGCCGGGTGCGGCAATACCCGCCTGACCGGGCACCGGCAGAGTTTCAGGAGACCCGGGCCGCCTTTGAGCTGATCCGCAGCCAGCGGGAGCGCCTGCACCATGCCCTGTTCTGCACCGAGCTGCCGGGCCTGGCGGAGATCGCCCTGCCGCTCATGCGCCAGGCGAAGCCGGCACCCCGGCGGCCCGGGGAGGCGCAGCTCCTGAAGGTCCTGGCGGCCCTGGCCGTGCTGCCGAACCCGGAGGCCTGA
- a CDS encoding rhodanese-like domain-containing protein: MRKTVFLVLLFAGVLSAAAFLPRPRNEAGPAPATAAAPAYQAISPSRAQKLMKERPDLLLVDVRGPDELGEGMIAGSVSMPFMDLARGKTEIPKGRPVLLICAVGGRSLAVGKYLAASGYPEVYNLEGGIKAWKQAGLPVAR, from the coding sequence ATGCGCAAGACCGTCTTCCTCGTCCTGCTTTTCGCCGGCGTGCTCAGCGCCGCCGCATTCCTTCCCCGCCCCAGGAACGAGGCGGGGCCGGCCCCTGCCACCGCCGCGGCCCCCGCCTATCAGGCCATCTCCCCCAGCCGGGCCCAGAAGCTCATGAAGGAGCGGCCGGACCTGCTCCTCGTGGACGTCCGCGGCCCGGACGAGCTGGGGGAGGGCATGATCGCCGGCTCGGTCTCCATGCCCTTCATGGACCTGGCCCGGGGCAAGACGGAGATCCCCAAGGGCCGGCCGGTGCTGCTCATCTGCGCGGTGGGGGGCCGCAGCCTGGCGGTGGGCAAGTACCTGGCCGCCAGCGGCTATCCCGAGGTCTACAACCTGGAGGGCGGCATCAAGGCCTGGAAGCAGGCCGGGCTGCCTGTGGCGCGGTGA
- a CDS encoding heterodisulfide reductase-related iron-sulfur binding cluster yields the protein MADLDPSSPVAAIRSHCRDCRLCQRECAFLARYGTPRQIADTAAGPGGAPPELPFQCSLCGLCRAVCPLGLDPAAMFLFMRQEAAGRGYSLARYRRLLAYERRGLSRSLSYTGLPAGCDTVFFPGCSLAGSRAHQVLHLFQRLQAWHPRLGVVLDCCTKPSHDLGRQRYFQAMFGELRDFLVASGVRQVLVSCPSCLAVFRSHGTPLQVRTVYEELAAGRSFAQQPLSGTVTIQDSCVARFEPGVQAAARHLVEGLGLTVAEGRHTGERTVCCGEGGGVGCVAPALAGSWPAKRRQEAEGRKVVAYCAGCEQSLRGAVDVCHLVDLMLDPQAAMAGKTRVWRAPWTYLNRYLLKKRLERLLPVAVFREGRAQGAQQGAGCR from the coding sequence ATGGCGGACCTCGATCCCTCCTCGCCGGTGGCGGCGATCCGCAGCCACTGCCGGGACTGCCGCCTCTGCCAGCGGGAGTGCGCCTTTCTGGCCCGCTACGGCACCCCCCGGCAGATCGCCGATACCGCGGCCGGGCCGGGCGGTGCCCCGCCGGAGCTGCCCTTCCAGTGCAGCCTCTGCGGCCTGTGCCGGGCGGTCTGTCCCCTGGGCCTGGATCCTGCCGCCATGTTCCTGTTCATGCGTCAAGAGGCAGCCGGCCGTGGCTATTCCCTGGCCCGTTACCGCCGGCTCCTGGCCTACGAGCGCCGGGGGCTGTCCCGTTCTCTGAGCTACACCGGGCTCCCCGCCGGCTGCGACACCGTCTTCTTCCCCGGTTGCAGCCTGGCGGGCAGCCGCGCCCATCAGGTTCTCCACCTCTTCCAGCGCCTCCAGGCCTGGCACCCCCGGCTGGGGGTGGTGCTGGACTGCTGCACCAAGCCTTCCCACGACCTGGGCCGCCAGCGCTATTTCCAGGCCATGTTCGGCGAGCTGCGGGACTTTCTGGTGGCGAGCGGCGTGCGGCAGGTGCTGGTCTCCTGCCCCAGCTGCCTGGCGGTCTTTCGCAGCCACGGCACCCCGCTGCAGGTGCGGACCGTGTACGAGGAGCTGGCCGCCGGCCGCTCCTTCGCCCAGCAGCCCTTGTCGGGAACGGTCACCATCCAGGACTCCTGCGTGGCCCGCTTCGAGCCCGGAGTTCAGGCGGCGGCCCGCCACCTGGTGGAGGGCCTGGGGCTGACGGTGGCGGAGGGCCGCCACACCGGAGAACGTACCGTTTGCTGCGGCGAAGGGGGCGGGGTGGGCTGCGTCGCGCCAGCCCTGGCCGGCAGCTGGCCGGCCAAGCGGCGGCAGGAGGCAGAGGGCCGGAAGGTGGTGGCCTACTGCGCCGGCTGTGAGCAGTCCCTGCGCGGCGCCGTGGACGTCTGCCACCTGGTGGACCTGATGCTTGACCCCCAGGCGGCCATGGCCGGCAAGACCCGGGTCTGGCGGGCACCGTGGACCTACCTCAACCGCTATCTCCTGAAGAAACGCCTGGAACGGCTGCTGCCGGTGGCGGTCTTCCGGGAGGGGCGGGCGCAGGGCGCTCAGCAGGGGGCCGGTTGCAGATAG
- a CDS encoding Hsp70 family protein, translating to MSETIIGIDLGTTNSEVAVVEKGRVTVIGEGPERLVPSVVSLDDHGGILVGRPARNQLVLYPERTVRSIKRRMGESTTVAFGDHQASPQEISALILRHLKAMAEEYLGHGVGKAVITVPAYFNDAQRQATREAGEIAGLEVVRIINEPTAAALSYEVGQKGARRILVYDLGGGTFDVSVVRMEAEVVEVVASHGNNHLGGDDFDDKLVDHVVAFLQEEHGIDARSSRQAMARIARAAEEAKCRLSDQPFAVIREEYLLEKEGRPVHLSLEVARDEYEEMIASFIDETLEAVHVALRSAGLTVRDIDEVLLVGGSTRTPLVRRRLEEEFARQPRGEIDADLCVAMGAAIQGAMMGGGPVSAVLVDITPYTFGTSAVGMLDGMPSLDVYVPIIRKNSPIPVTRSEVFYTMHPGQKAVDVRIYQGERTHALENIEIGAFTVTGLDSRAPAGSPIVLRLQLDTDGLLHVAALEKHTGLERAIVVDNAISRFEEGEMAAAKDRVQALFGGEAGPAAAGGRQEQGERQHRVVQARALAEKAERMLDQASAEDREDLVNLIEEVRDALATEDAERLRKATEELADILYFLEQ from the coding sequence ATGAGCGAGACCATCATCGGCATCGACCTGGGCACCACCAATTCCGAAGTGGCCGTCGTGGAAAAGGGTCGGGTGACCGTCATCGGCGAAGGACCGGAGCGGCTGGTTCCGTCCGTGGTCAGCCTCGACGACCATGGCGGCATCCTGGTAGGCCGGCCGGCACGCAACCAGCTCGTGCTGTACCCGGAGCGGACGGTGCGCTCCATCAAGCGCCGGATGGGCGAAAGCACCACCGTCGCCTTCGGGGACCACCAGGCCTCACCCCAGGAGATCTCCGCCCTCATCCTCCGCCATCTCAAGGCCATGGCCGAGGAGTATCTGGGGCATGGGGTTGGGAAGGCGGTGATCACCGTACCGGCCTATTTCAACGACGCCCAGCGCCAGGCCACCCGGGAGGCCGGGGAGATCGCCGGCCTCGAGGTGGTGCGCATCATCAACGAGCCCACCGCGGCAGCCCTCTCCTATGAGGTGGGCCAGAAGGGGGCCCGGCGGATCCTGGTCTACGATCTCGGTGGCGGCACCTTCGATGTCTCGGTGGTGCGCATGGAGGCGGAGGTGGTGGAGGTGGTGGCCTCCCATGGCAACAACCATCTGGGCGGCGATGATTTCGACGACAAGCTCGTGGACCATGTGGTGGCCTTCCTCCAGGAAGAGCACGGCATCGATGCCCGCTCCTCCCGCCAGGCCATGGCCCGGATCGCCCGCGCCGCCGAGGAGGCCAAGTGCCGGCTTTCGGATCAGCCCTTTGCGGTGATCCGCGAGGAGTACCTGCTGGAAAAGGAAGGCCGGCCGGTGCACCTGTCCCTGGAGGTCGCCCGGGACGAGTACGAGGAGATGATTGCCTCCTTCATCGATGAGACCCTGGAGGCGGTGCACGTGGCCCTGCGCAGTGCCGGCCTGACCGTGCGGGACATCGACGAGGTGCTGCTGGTGGGCGGCTCCACCCGCACCCCCCTGGTACGCCGGCGGCTGGAGGAGGAGTTTGCTCGCCAGCCCCGGGGCGAGATCGACGCCGACCTCTGCGTGGCCATGGGCGCGGCCATCCAGGGGGCGATGATGGGCGGCGGTCCGGTGAGCGCGGTCCTGGTGGACATCACCCCGTACACCTTTGGCACCAGCGCCGTGGGCATGCTGGACGGCATGCCGAGCCTGGACGTCTATGTGCCCATCATCCGCAAGAACAGCCCGATTCCCGTCACCCGCAGCGAGGTCTTCTACACCATGCATCCGGGCCAGAAGGCGGTGGACGTCAGGATCTACCAGGGGGAGCGGACCCATGCCCTGGAGAACATCGAAATCGGTGCCTTCACGGTGACAGGTCTGGACTCCAGGGCCCCCGCGGGCAGTCCCATCGTGCTGCGGCTGCAGCTGGACACCGACGGCCTGCTCCATGTCGCGGCCCTGGAGAAGCACACCGGTCTGGAGCGGGCCATCGTCGTGGACAACGCCATCTCCCGCTTCGAAGAAGGCGAGATGGCGGCGGCCAAGGACCGGGTGCAGGCCCTGTTCGGCGGCGAGGCGGGGCCGGCCGCGGCGGGCGGCCGGCAGGAGCAGGGCGAGCGCCAGCACCGGGTCGTCCAGGCCCGGGCCCTGGCCGAAAAGGCAGAGCGGATGCTGGATCAGGCCAGCGCCGAGGACCGGGAGGACCTGGTCAACCTCATCGAAGAGGTCCGGGACGCCCTGGCCACCGAGGATGCCGAGCGCTTGCGCAAGGCCACCGAGGAGCTGGCCGATATCCTCTACTTCCTGGAGCAGTAG
- a CDS encoding prenyltransferase/squalene oxidase repeat-containing protein produces MSRQGRFDAPEALAASLPLPAGIDLAAVVAFVQARRQAGGGFGATPRLPATVEDTFQALATFRALADLGAPGEHLAACRQDQALQTFLARMAGHRELGLRTMAQLVASSRLAAADLDLGYAQAAARRQLGQQPGLEAVHHAWQILGPEGLGEALQSLGPAWLQRLTPSRPTCRGMMLLVEVAAAAGEELPAARTGRLAAWFAACQSPDGGFGFFPGTTSFIEHSLFCLRGLSRLGAPARDPDAAVRFLASCQTRAGGFGRRANAAPFLDATAHGLAALAALCGASPPPVLPV; encoded by the coding sequence ATGTCTCGCCAAGGCCGTTTTGACGCCCCGGAGGCCTTGGCCGCGTCGCTGCCCCTGCCCGCGGGCATCGATTTGGCGGCGGTGGTGGCCTTTGTCCAGGCGCGCCGGCAGGCCGGCGGCGGCTTTGGCGCCACCCCCCGCCTGCCGGCTACGGTCGAGGATACCTTCCAGGCCCTGGCTACCTTTCGGGCCCTGGCCGATCTGGGGGCGCCGGGGGAGCATCTGGCCGCCTGCCGCCAGGATCAGGCGCTCCAGACCTTTCTGGCCAGGATGGCCGGCCACCGGGAGCTGGGCCTGCGCACCATGGCCCAGCTGGTGGCGAGCAGCCGCCTGGCGGCCGCCGACCTGGACCTCGGTTACGCCCAGGCCGCCGCCCGCCGGCAGCTGGGGCAGCAGCCGGGCCTGGAGGCCGTGCATCACGCCTGGCAGATCCTGGGGCCGGAGGGCCTGGGCGAGGCCCTGCAGTCCCTCGGTCCGGCGTGGCTCCAGAGACTGACCCCGTCCCGGCCGACCTGCCGGGGAATGATGCTTCTGGTCGAGGTGGCGGCGGCGGCCGGCGAGGAGCTGCCGGCGGCCAGGACCGGCCGGCTGGCTGCCTGGTTTGCCGCCTGCCAGAGCCCGGATGGCGGCTTCGGCTTTTTTCCCGGCACCACCTCCTTCATCGAGCACAGCCTGTTTTGCCTGCGGGGGTTGAGCCGGCTGGGCGCCCCGGCCCGGGACCCGGACGCCGCCGTCCGCTTCCTGGCCAGCTGCCAGACCCGGGCCGGCGGCTTCGGCCGGCGGGCCAATGCCGCCCCCTTCCTGGACGCCACCGCCCATGGCCTGGCGGCCCTCGCCGCCTTGTGCGGCGCCAGTCCGCCGCCCGTTTTGCCGGTCTGA
- the grpE gene encoding nucleotide exchange factor GrpE: MNDREKEALLASFAAFLDEAPPPAPPAAGQEDDYSLMAQLVALKTEVKTEARQFREALDQFRDLLATLQAGHVTLAAELDRRRADEKKRERELLRPLLVQLLDLYDRLQAGLAAAAKSSPRRRWLGLGCRRDQALQEAIREGQALTLRRLEDLLHEQGVRPLPAAGLPLDPHTMRVTETCARPDLPDGVVVAELRRGFLWGDALLRAAEVQVNRATAEPETAAKP, from the coding sequence ATGAACGACCGGGAAAAAGAGGCGCTCCTGGCCTCCTTCGCCGCCTTCCTGGACGAGGCTCCCCCACCGGCGCCACCGGCCGCCGGCCAGGAGGACGACTACTCCCTCATGGCCCAGCTGGTGGCCCTCAAGACCGAGGTCAAGACCGAGGCCCGGCAGTTCCGGGAGGCCCTGGACCAGTTCCGGGATCTTCTGGCCACCCTGCAGGCCGGCCATGTTACCTTGGCTGCCGAGCTGGACCGGCGCCGGGCCGATGAGAAGAAGCGGGAGCGGGAGCTCCTGCGGCCGCTGCTCGTACAGCTCTTGGACCTTTATGACCGGCTGCAGGCAGGGCTTGCGGCCGCCGCCAAGTCCAGCCCCCGCCGCCGCTGGCTCGGCCTGGGCTGCCGCCGGGATCAGGCCCTCCAGGAGGCCATCCGGGAGGGCCAGGCCCTGACCCTCCGGCGCCTGGAGGATCTGCTCCACGAGCAGGGGGTCCGCCCCCTTCCCGCCGCTGGCCTGCCTCTGGATCCTCACACCATGCGGGTCACCGAGACCTGCGCCCGGCCGGACCTGCCGGACGGGGTGGTGGTGGCCGAGCTGCGCCGCGGCTTCCTCTGGGGCGATGCCCTGCTGCGGGCCGCGGAGGTGCAGGTCAATCGGGCCACCGCGGAACCTGAGACCGCGGCCAAGCCATGA